In Nocardia sp. NBC_00403, the DNA window GGTGTCACGGCTATTGATTATGTCAGTGACTGACGATAATCTCGCGACGTGTTCGAAAATGTCCAGGTGGCGGATCTCACGTGGCCCGAGGCGGGCGAGCGTGCCGCCGCGGGGGTGATTCTGGCCGTGCCGGTGGGCGCCACCGAACAGCACGGTCCGCATCTGCCACTGTCCACGGACACCGACATCGCGGTGGCATTGTGCACGCGGCTGGCCGCGCTGCGGCCGGATGTGTTTGTCGCGCCTGCTGTCCCGTACGGCTCCAGCGGTGAGCACGCGGGCTTCCCCGGCACCCTGTCGATCGGGCAGGCCGCGTTGGAGCTGCTGATCATCGAGCTGTGCCGTTCGGCCACCGAAACGTTCGACCGCATCCTGCTGGTCAGCGGGCACGGCGGCAATCTGGAGCCGCTGCGCAAGGCGTGCGCACTGTTGCGCGGCGAATCCCGTGACGTGCACATGTATATGCCCCGATATCAGGGCGATCCACACGCGGGGCGCTCGGAGACCTCGATTCAACTGGCGCTGGCGCCGGGCCGGGTCCGCGCCGAGCGCGCGGTTGCCGGTGATACCCGGCCGTTGATCGAGATCCTGCCGCTGATGCGCGCGGGGGGAGTTCGTGCGGTGAGTGCCAACGGTGTACTCGGCGACCCGGCGGGCGCGACTGCGGACGAAGGCACAGCGCTGCTCGCGCATCTGATCACCGATCTGAACGACCAGATCCGGCTGTGGTGGCCGGCAGCTTCCCGGGAAAGGACCGGAACATGAACCCGTGGTTCGAAACAGTCGCCGAGGCGCAGCGGCGTGCGAAGAAACGTTTGCCGAAATCCGTGTACGGCGCGCTGATCGCCGGATCCGAGCGTGGCCAGACCATCGAGGAGAACCAGCTCGCCTTCACCGAGCTCGGCTTCGCACCCCATGTCGCTGGTCCGATCGGTGACCGAGATCAGTCGACAACCGTACTGGGGCAGCAGCTTTCGATGCCGGTGCTGATCTCGCCGACCGGCGTGCAGGCCGTGCACCCCGATGGTGAAGTGGCCGTCGCCCGCGCCGCGGCGGCACGCGGGATCGCGATGGGGCTCAGCTCCTTCGCCAGCAAGCCCATCGAAGAGGTGATCGCGGCCAACCCGTCGACCTTCTTCCAGCTCTACTGGTGCGGCAGCAAAGACGAGATCCTGCAGCGGATGGAGCGGGCGAAGGCAGCGGGCGCCGTCGGGCTGATCCTGACCCTCGACTGGTCGTTCTCGCACGGCCGCGACTGGGGCAGTCCGGTGATTCCGGAGAAGCTCGATCTGCGTGCCATGCTGCGCTTCGCGCCGCAGACCCTGATCAAGCCGCGGTGGCTGAGCACCTACTTGAAGTCGGGCCACATTCCCGACCTCACCGCGCCGAATATGGCCATCGGCGACGGACCCGCACCGGGGTTCTTCGGCGCCTACGGCGAATGGATGGGCACCCCCGCACCCGACTGGGCCGACGTGCAGTGGATCTGCGAACAATGGGCGGGCCCGGTCATGCTCAAGGGCGTGATGCGCGTGGACGACGCACTGCGCGCGGTCGATTCGGGCGTGGCCGCTATCTCTGTCTCGAACCACGGCGGCAACAATCTCGACGGCACCCCCGCCGCAATCCGCGCGCTGCCCGTCGTCGCCGATGCTGTCGGCTCGCAGATCGACGTGGTGCTCGACGGCGGCATCCGTCGCGGTAGCGATGTGGTGAAGGCGGTCGCGCTCGGTGCGCGCGCGGTGATGATCGGTCGCGCCTACCTGTGGGGCCTGGCCGCCAACGGCCAGGCCGGCGTCGAGAATGTCCTCGACATCCTGCGCGGCGGCATCGACTCGGCGCTGCTCGGGCTGCGTAAGACGTCGGTGCAGGACCTGGATCGGTCGGACCTGATCGTGCCGGAGGGCTTCGAGCGTGCGCTCGGGATCCCCGCGCGCCCCGTCGACGTTCCAGCGCGCTCGGCCTCGGAGCCGGTCGTCGCCGGATAGTCGGTGGATGGCTGCCCCGGACCGCGTCCGGGGCAGCGTGGGCCGGCCTGGGATCTGCTCGGCAGGGCTGTGGCTTACATTGCGAGCCAGCCATGTTCGGTCAGTCCGGAGCCACCGCCTTGCGATGGTGGGCGAGCAGGGTGTCGTAAATATCTGCGAGCGCGGCTAGTTGCTGACGGTCGAGAATGTCGACCATGTGTCGGCGCACGCTGTCGACGTGGGCGGGCGCGGCGGTCGCGAGGACGTCGGCGCCGCGCGGTGTCAACCGTGCCGCCGTGCGGCGGGCGTCGTCGGGGATCGACTCCCGTGCGACCAAGCAGCGTTTCTCCATCCTGGTGATCTGGTGGGAGAGCCTGCTCTGCGACCACTCGAGCTTCGCGGCCAGGTCGGCGAAGGTGAGCCGATGGTCGGGGGAGTCGGCGAGATAGGCAAGGACCGAGTATTCGACGTAGGTGAGGTTCGACTCGCGGGACGAGTCGCGCCCGACCGCCGCGGCGATGAGATCGCGGGTGCGCACGAAGCCGAGCCACGCACGCATTTCGACGTCATCGAGCCACTGGGGATCGGTCACGATAGCGCTCCAAACTCTGACATGTCATATAAATTGTCGCGTGCCAGTCGACCCGCTGACAACTTGTCAGAACTGAGAGGTAGCACTACGGAGTTGAACGTGCAACCTTATTGGCAATGTCCACAGGAAGGCGGCCGACTCGCCTTCGCTCGGCCCAACGCAAGCCGCGGATAGACCTCGTCCGACGATGCCTATTAGGCTTGCCTAAGCATCGGTCGGCTCCTGGGTGGTGGATACGCTTCCTGTGCTCATGACCAGCCCCGGCTGTACTCAGCCGCAGGCCCGCCCGAAGGAGTGCGTCCCGTGACCGCGCCGGATTTCCGCTATTCAGATCTGCTGCCGATCGGGGCCGACGACACCCCCTACCGGTTGATCACCACCGAGGGCGTCAGTACCTTCGAAGTCAACGGCCGGACGTTCCTGCAGGTCGAGCCCGAGGCGCTGCGGCTGCTCACCGCCGAGGCGATGCACGACATCAGCCACTATCTGCGACCCGCGCACCTGTCCCAGCTGCGCAAGATCATCGATGACCCGGAGTCCAGCGGCAACGACCGCTTTGTCGCGCTCGACCTGCTCAAGAACGTGAACATCTCGGCGGGCGGCATCCTGCCGATGTGTCAGGACACCGGCACCGCAATTGTCATGGGCAAGAAGTCCGAGGGTGTGCTGACCGGCGTAGACGACGCCGAATGGATCAGCAGGGGCGTGTTCGATGCCTATACCAAGCTGAACCTGCGCTACTCCCAGCTCGCGCCGATCACCATGTGGGACGAGAAGAACACCGGGACCAACCTGCCCGCCCAGATCGAGTTGTACTCCACCCAGGGTGATCCCGCGCATCCGTCCTACAAATTCTTGTTCATGGCCAAAGGCGGCGGCTCGGCGAACAAGTCGTTCCTCTATCAGGAGACCAAGGCGGTCCTGAACCCCGAGCGCATGCTGGAGTTCCTCGACGAGAAGATCCGCTCACTCGGCACCGCGGCCTGTCCGCCGTATCACCTCGCGGTGGTCATCGGCGGCACCAGTGCCGAATTCGCTTTGAAGACGGCGAAATACGCCTCGGCGCACTACCTGGACAACCTGCCGACCGAGGGTTCACTCGCAGCGCACGCTTTCCGCGATCTCGAGCTCGAGGAAGAGGTCTTCAAGCTCACCCAATCCTTCGGTATCGGTGCGCAATTCGGCGGCAAATACTTCTGCCACGATGTGCGCGTGGTGCGGCTGCCGCGTCACGGCGCCAGCTGCCCGGTGGCGATCGCGGTCTCTTGCTCGGCCGACCGGCAGGCTCTCGCCAAGATCACCCCGGAGGGTGTGTTCCTGGAACAGCTCGAGCGCGAGCCCGCGCACTACCTGCCCGAGCAGACCGACTCCATCCTCGGCGGCGACGTAGTGAAGATCGATCTGAACCGGCCGATGTCGGAGATCCGCGTGGAACTGTCGAAATATCCGGTGAAGACCCGGCTTTCGCTGACCGGTCCGCTGGTGGTGGCGCGCGATATCGCGCACGCCAAGATCAAGGAACGCCTCGACGCGGGCGAGCCGATGCCGCAGTACCTGCGCGATATGGCCGTCTACTACGCGGGCCCGGCCAAGACCCCCGAGGGCTACGCATCGGGTTCCTTCGGCCCGACCACAGCAGGTCGGATGGATTCCTATGTCGACCAGTTCCAGGCCGCGGGCGGCTCGTTCGTCATGCTCGCCAAGGGCAATCGCTCGGCCCAGGTGACCAAGGCGTGCAACGAACACGGCGGCTTCTACCTCGGTTCCATCGGCGGGCCGGCCGCGCGTCTCGCGCTGGATTGCATCAAATCCGTCGAGGTGCTCGAGTATGAAGAGCTGGGTATGGAAGCGGTCTGGAAGATCGAGGTCGAAGATTTTCCCGCCTTCATCGTGGTCGACGACAAGGGCAACGATTTCTTTGCCGAAACGCAGAAGCCTATTGCGCTTCGGGTGCGTACGCGCTCCAAAGAACGCGTCTGATATGGCCGTTTGACCGCAGCGCGGGCAACTATGCGGACATCCGAATGTCACCCCGATCGCCGGGGTGGCGTTTGCCGTCACAGCAGGCACTCTTAATCGAGGACGTCGCCGCACAGTTGTGCCATGGAGGTCGAGGAGGGCAATGAGTACGACGTTTCGTATCTCCGAATCAGCCAGCCGCCGGTTGGCCGAACGCGCCGCACGCGAGGGAACCAGCTCGATCGCATTGCTCAGCCGCCTGATCCGCGAGGGGTTCGACCAGCTCGATCACCCCGGCATCGTTTTCCGCGGCCCCATCACCGACCGCCGTGCGGCTCTGGCGGCCGGGCCCGATGTGTGGGAAGTCGTTGCGCGACTGGAGGAACTCGATGGGCCGGTCGAACGCCGGATCGCGGTATTGAGCCAGCAATCGGATCTGCATTCCCGCAAGATCGAGCTCGCCGTCGCCTATGCGCGTGATCACGGCAGCGAGATCGTTGAGCGAATTGTCCGGAATCGTGAAGCCGCAGAGGAGATCCGGCGGGGGGTGTGGGCGAGCTCGACGTCACCGGGTGTGCGTAGTCGACCAGTGTGAACAGGTGGTCAAGGGAACTCGGGGTCGCCGATGCGGTGTGCATCGGTGACCTTCCCGTCGGTGCGCCTCCCCATGTTTGGTCGTGCGGGAAGGGGTGTCGTGCAATAAAGTTCGTGCGATGTGGGCGATCGTCGGGCGGTGGATACCCGATCGTGACGGCGGGTTCGGTGTCGTGACCACCGAGTCGTGTGACGAGCTCATGGTGCGGGACGCGCTCATCGAGGCCGACGGTCCATTGCGGACGGGGGATCGGGTGTGGGTCGAGTTCGTCGATGGTACGGACGCGGGTGCTGTCATCAAACTGGTGAAGGCGCCCTAGATTCCGGATTTGGTGATAGCAGAACCCATGCTTCAGTGATCCACAACACTGGAATGGATTGTGGACAAGGGCCATTCCTGTGGATAACACGCTGTGGGACACGCCGATTCGGCCTTGCTCGACGGTAACTCCTTACGCCAGATGTGGATTCTGGACAACGGTGTCCCGAGGACAAGGTGTTGTCACCCCGTTTGCCGGCATGTCGCTGAATTCGTCGCGCCACGCGGCTTGCGGTTCCGGCGTATGCGAGCCTGTCGAGCAGCGTGCGGCCGTTTTGCCGCTGGATCGGGCCTGAGGCAACCTGCCGCAGGAAGCCGTTAGTATCGCCCCCATGCTGAAGTGCGGAGTGCAAAGGAATCGGATCCTGCTCGCCCTGCCTGTCGCGGTGTTCCCCGCGCTGGTCGCCACCGCACTGGCCCTGCCGACCGCGTCCGCCACGCCCGTCGACGAGCGGGTGGTGACCGGGTCGGCGAGCGGCACCGAGGGGCTCGAGCCGAAGCTTGCGTTGGCCTATTCGCTGGCTCATGACCAGGCCGAGGTGGAGGGAGTGGAGCTGTCGATCACCTCGGGCTATCGCACGCCGGAGCAGCAGGAAGAGCTGTGGCTCAACGGGCTGCAGACCTACGGCAGCCCGGACGAGGCGCGGCGCTGGGTGCTGCCGCCCTCGGAGTCGACGCATGTGTCGGGTCAGGCGATCGATGTGGGGCCGCGGGGTGGTGCGCAGTGGCTGGAAGTGAACGGTAACCGGTGGGGGTTGTGCCGGATCTACGAGAACGAGTGGTGGCACTTCGAGCTCGCCACCTTGCCCGGCCTGGCATGCCCGCCGCTGCGCGCGGATGCCAGTGGGCGGTAGCTGGGCCGCTACAGTGGATCGCCGTCCAGTAGCGGTTCCATACGGCGGTAGGCGTCGTAGTCGCGGAAGTGGCGGGAGTAGAAAGTTCCGCCGGTCTCTAGATTGTCGTCGACGGCGGGGGCTACGTCGACAAGGTGCTCGAGTGACCAGGTGACGGTGTCGCCGCGCTCGTTGCGATATCGCGCTTCCTGGTCCTCGGCCTTGGTCCGCGCTGCCGTCCGCGCGGATTCCACCGAATCGGCGAACACGAGGATGAAGCACTCTTCGTAGAGCGGCCGGTAGTCGGGTGCGTCAGAGGTCGATTTGTAGAGCGCCACCGCCACGTACGGACTGGTCCGGGTGCGCTCCAGCGCTTCGGGCGGCAGCACCTGCTGTGCGCCGAGGACTTCGAGGCCGAGCAGCGTGCCCGACGCGCTGATGTCGAGCACCACGGTCCCTCTTTCGATCGCCGTGACGACCCGTTGTGCAGCCGCACCTGGGGCGATGCTGTCGGCGATGTGGCAGTACGCGGCATCGGCGGCCGGGTCGTAGGTCATCCGCATGTCAGATTCCTTCGTCGGTGTCTTTTCGCCATTGTGTCGCAGAGCACTCCACCGTGGCCTCTGCATTCTGGGACCATGTGGTCTCAGAATTCCAGTGTGGCTCGGAGCGACGAGTTCGGCCGAATCGACAGTCGGTGTCGTGACAGCGGTCGTCGCCAACCGCGACCCGAATTCGCCGCTGTACGACAGGATCGACCTGAGCCGGACCTTCTTCGCCGGACATTCCGGCGGCGGGCAGGCCGCTTTGCAGGCGGGGTCGGTGTTCCCGGGTATCGCCTCATTGATCGATCCGGCGATGCGGGTGCGCGGCGTACTCGCGGTGCAGCCGGGCCCCTTGGCGGTCGGCGCGCTGGTCGGCGTGCCCACCTTGTTCCTCACCGTCTACAACGATTTCGTGGTGCCCGACTTCGCCTGGGTGCGCTGGTGGCAGTACAACCTGACCTTCCGCGCGTCGGGGTGGATTGCAAATGCTCGTGGCGTCAGCCATTGCAACGTCCTCTGGTGCAACGGAAAACCGTTGCCGCAGGACGTCTTCGTCGCCCTGCTCGTCCATGCCGGCCAGATCGTCACGGCGCTACTCGGACTGCCGCGTGGCGCAAGATAGGGATGTTCTGCCACCTGATGCGGCCCGCAGCTCGGCGAGGGCAATACGTCGACCGAGATCGTGTACGTCAAATCTCATGGATCAATTATCGAACATTTCAGCGGGCAGGTCGTTGTGCCACGAAGTTGGCAATATGTGGCGGCTCATATGAATCGAGCTCATCGGCACAGCTCGCCAGCGCCTCGTCGAGCAATTCAATTCGCTCTGCTATCGGTATACTCATAAGGCTGGGTAAGAATGTAACCATGG includes these proteins:
- the mftE gene encoding mycofactocin biosynthesis peptidyl-dipeptidase MftE, yielding MFENVQVADLTWPEAGERAAAGVILAVPVGATEQHGPHLPLSTDTDIAVALCTRLAALRPDVFVAPAVPYGSSGEHAGFPGTLSIGQAALELLIIELCRSATETFDRILLVSGHGGNLEPLRKACALLRGESRDVHMYMPRYQGDPHAGRSETSIQLALAPGRVRAERAVAGDTRPLIEILPLMRAGGVRAVSANGVLGDPAGATADEGTALLAHLITDLNDQIRLWWPAASRERTGT
- the mftD gene encoding pre-mycofactocin synthase MftD (MftD, an enzyme found in the mycofactocin biosynthesis locus, performs an oxidative deamination of 3-amino-5-[(p-hydroxyphenyl)methyl]-4,4-dimethyl-2-pyrrolidinone (AHDP). The resulting compound, now called pre-mycofactocin (PMFT), is a biologically active redox cofactor that can oxidize the non-exchangeable NADH of TIGR03971 family SDR-type oxidoreductases.), with the protein product MNPWFETVAEAQRRAKKRLPKSVYGALIAGSERGQTIEENQLAFTELGFAPHVAGPIGDRDQSTTVLGQQLSMPVLISPTGVQAVHPDGEVAVARAAAARGIAMGLSSFASKPIEEVIAANPSTFFQLYWCGSKDEILQRMERAKAAGAVGLILTLDWSFSHGRDWGSPVIPEKLDLRAMLRFAPQTLIKPRWLSTYLKSGHIPDLTAPNMAIGDGPAPGFFGAYGEWMGTPAPDWADVQWICEQWAGPVMLKGVMRVDDALRAVDSGVAAISVSNHGGNNLDGTPAAIRALPVVADAVGSQIDVVLDGGIRRGSDVVKAVALGARAVMIGRAYLWGLAANGQAGVENVLDILRGGIDSALLGLRKTSVQDLDRSDLIVPEGFERALGIPARPVDVPARSASEPVVAG
- a CDS encoding MarR family winged helix-turn-helix transcriptional regulator, with translation MTDPQWLDDVEMRAWLGFVRTRDLIAAAVGRDSSRESNLTYVEYSVLAYLADSPDHRLTFADLAAKLEWSQSRLSHQITRMEKRCLVARESIPDDARRTAARLTPRGADVLATAAPAHVDSVRRHMVDILDRQQLAALADIYDTLLAHHRKAVAPD
- a CDS encoding fumarate hydratase → MTAPDFRYSDLLPIGADDTPYRLITTEGVSTFEVNGRTFLQVEPEALRLLTAEAMHDISHYLRPAHLSQLRKIIDDPESSGNDRFVALDLLKNVNISAGGILPMCQDTGTAIVMGKKSEGVLTGVDDAEWISRGVFDAYTKLNLRYSQLAPITMWDEKNTGTNLPAQIELYSTQGDPAHPSYKFLFMAKGGGSANKSFLYQETKAVLNPERMLEFLDEKIRSLGTAACPPYHLAVVIGGTSAEFALKTAKYASAHYLDNLPTEGSLAAHAFRDLELEEEVFKLTQSFGIGAQFGGKYFCHDVRVVRLPRHGASCPVAIAVSCSADRQALAKITPEGVFLEQLEREPAHYLPEQTDSILGGDVVKIDLNRPMSEIRVELSKYPVKTRLSLTGPLVVARDIAHAKIKERLDAGEPMPQYLRDMAVYYAGPAKTPEGYASGSFGPTTAGRMDSYVDQFQAAGGSFVMLAKGNRSAQVTKACNEHGGFYLGSIGGPAARLALDCIKSVEVLEYEELGMEAVWKIEVEDFPAFIVVDDKGNDFFAETQKPIALRVRTRSKERV
- a CDS encoding M15 family metallopeptidase; its protein translation is MLKCGVQRNRILLALPVAVFPALVATALALPTASATPVDERVVTGSASGTEGLEPKLALAYSLAHDQAEVEGVELSITSGYRTPEQQEELWLNGLQTYGSPDEARRWVLPPSESTHVSGQAIDVGPRGGAQWLEVNGNRWGLCRIYENEWWHFELATLPGLACPPLRADASGR
- a CDS encoding DUF4288 domain-containing protein, producing the protein MRMTYDPAADAAYCHIADSIAPGAAAQRVVTAIERGTVVLDISASGTLLGLEVLGAQQVLPPEALERTRTSPYVAVALYKSTSDAPDYRPLYEECFILVFADSVESARTAARTKAEDQEARYRNERGDTVTWSLEHLVDVAPAVDDNLETGGTFYSRHFRDYDAYRRMEPLLDGDPL